The Vespa velutina chromosome 17, iVesVel2.1, whole genome shotgun sequence genome segment tgaaataaaatgtattgacTACAATACacggtataataatataataatataataataatgaaaaatataataatgtagaaATTGTGACGGTAATCTAAGTGAAAACTCTgaagatatattcttttattatatatatatatatatatttttttttttcacgtataaATTGAACTtatctttaaagaaaagaaaaaaaaaaagaaacaaaaacaaaacaaaacagaacaaaatccccaaatatataatatataccatAAAGCCGCACCCCCttgccccccccccccaaaaaaacaaaacaaaacaaagaaaccCCAGAAAACTATGCTAAGTCTAAATCATCTAAcctaataaatctaataatttgATAACTTACTTAATCGATCGAgatcttaaataaaataggaaaaaaaaagaaaaagaaagaaagaaaaaggaaatattaaatttcaggTACGAGTACGGACTTGGTGCCACAATTATTGGGAATGTTCGACGAGCTGGCACGTCGTGGAAATGGTTACGAAGATCACCAAGTAGTCCTCTCAGCGTCTTGTAATATACCAGCGGCTTTGCAGAAACGATTGAGTTTGGTACCGCACTCACAACGAGGTTCCATATTCGGTCAGCTTTGTGGGGAGGCTACGAAGAAAGGTAGTAGCTGTAATAGcggtagtaatagtaatagtaataatagtcaTCGGGATAAGAAGAGCGAGGATATGTGtgagagaacgaaagatacGGATACGAAAAGTACGATAGACGTTGTGGTAACTCAACATCTTGTTCGCAACaacaaagacgacgacgacaacgacgacgatgacaataacagcaacagcaacaacaacaacaacaacagcaacaacaataaaaataataacaacaacgacgacgacgatgatgacgagaacgaggacgacgacgaggaggaggacgaagaggaggaggaagaggaggaagaggaggagagagaaagagaaagaaagaggaaggaggtcgtcaaagtagaaaaagaaaatgatggaaATAGATTGTCGATCAACGTTATCGTGgaaaacgataagaagaagaagaattcttATGTacaagaaacaaataatagcAAGAACTCCAATGGAGGAACGCTTACTCAGCtcagatataaaagaagatgTAGAAGTGGAAGACCATTGTCTGGTAGTTCGATAGCCTCTAGTACATCGTCAAGTGGCTGTAGCAATCAGGGAAATCCATCGTCTGCGACTAATCCATATTTGGCTTCTGTCGAATCATTAGCCGATACCTGTGCCAGTTCTCAAGGTAtccaataattttgatatacatTGGGAATACcttcgaattaaataattaaatacgttCTCTCGTGATCTTCCGAGAGATTGATCAGTGAtgttatccttttttattaatttatttatatatatatatatatatatatatatatatatatatatttattgttctttttttttttaccccttCATGCTTTTATTTCTAGGTTCGGGTGATAGCGGTGTGGTTACGGTATCCGAAGCCAGCTGTCGTATTGGTAATGTTACCAATGGTCAAAGAAGGGACAGTGCCGAAGGAGACACGTCCTCCCATCGACCACGTTATTGCGATCCTCATCGTAATCCCGTGGAAAGAGTATTGCTTGAAATCGTCGATACCGAAGCTATATATGTTGAACACTTGCGACAAGTTATACAGGTAAATTGGATATTCTGAggtttctttctatcttttttctcgcatttctctctctctctctctctctctctctcttgattaaagaaagattaaaaaagaacgatattaaaaaggtatgttttttcttatatttttttttcttattttttttcttttttttttctaaacaggGCTATCTCATATTTTGGAGAGACGATCCCACGTTGTTTGTACATCAATTGCAATTAAGCGACTTGTTCAGCAATATAGAAGATATATTCAAGTTCAAcaggtatataataatatttattggtaatattttaatgaacgacattatggaataataatatttaaaaaaaaaaaaaaaaaaaaaaagaaagtaaagaaaaagaaaagaaaaaaaacgcgtCATCTTTCGTGCATTTCAGAGAATTCCTAAAAGAAATCGAGAAATGTGCTTTTGATCCAGTTTGCGTGGCTAACACTTTCATCAAGCATAATTCAGGATTTAAGGTTTATACCGAATACTGTACGAATTATCCCAGGTAAGTGGGAACGTgtcgatctatatatatactatcaaaaaattttctaatattcttCCTCTACCCCCACCCTCACCCCTACTCTACattctccaaaaaaaaaaaaaaaaaaaaaaaaaaaagaaggggaaaaaaagtattgtatgataaaattttatagaacTGTCTCTGTATTAACCGATCTGATGGGACAAGAGGAAATGGCCAAAGCGTTTAGAGAAAGACAGGCAGCTTTAGATCACGCGTTACCTTTGGGATCATTTTTGTTGAAGCCTGTTCAAAGGATTCTTAAATATCACTTGTTGCTAgaggtaaaatatttataaacaaataataatataaaattggattggatctctttaaaaaaaaaagaaagaaaaaattgtatataaattttttttttatttttcctttttttttttttattttgaatcaatcaattaaattcGCAATGATCGAATGAGAATACATTTTGTCGATAAATTTGCAGAATTTATCGAAGGAATATGGGGCAGGCTGTGACGCAAGAGAAAACGAGGCAGAGGGAAGAAGTGCAATCGAGGGTGCATTAGCAGCTATGACTGGCATCGCAAAACATATTAACGCGATGAAGAGAAGACACGAGCACGCAGTAAGAGTTCAAGAGATTCAATCGCTACTTTATGGATGGTCTGGACCGGATTTAACTACCAGCGGTGAACTTATAGCTGAAGGTCGCTTCAGAATGAGAGGGGCTAAAGCACCGAGACATGCTTTTCTCTTTGACAGGATGTTACTCCttacgaaaaagaaggaagatggTTTATTGGTCTACAAGGCTCATATCAtggtaaaattatatattctaatatataatgatatataatgattGGTTCAAATGTtcctaaatgattttatatatcaattgggatatatatatatattccaataaaatatcaatccAATGAGAATATCAATCCTAAAAATAAATCCTAATTCCATGAGGAATAgatctaataatataaaaaatcatatatatatatatatattttttttcttctaatctcttctctctatattttaattattattagtcaataaattaataatcatcatattataatttttaataaaacatattagatacagtattatttatttagatattaattatatattaaccaaatcgaatatatatttcaatatttcataaataatatcatgaaTATCCTTTCGCACAGTGTTCCAATTTGATGTTGATCGAAAGTATCCCAGGAGAACCATTAAGCTTTCATGTGATACCCTTCGATAATCCAAGGTTGCAATATACATTGCAggtaaataaaagagaaaacaaacgcttggaaataatttttatgaaaataaaaggagtaattaatttttcttttttttttttttttctcttatcaggCACGCAACCTGGAACAAAAGAGGGAATGGACCTTGCAAATAAAAAGGGTAATCCTTGAAAATTACAACGCTGTTATACCTTCTCATGCTAGGCAACTGTTTCTACAACTTGGGCAGACTCAACACGAAGGTAAAATtattacagagagagagagagagagagagagagagagagagagtgaaaaagattttaattcggtgactttaattcttattaattatgattaatataattacagaCGATTCTACGACTGACAAAAGCTCGGCGAAAAAGTTATACTCGGCACCGCCGGAATATTTAGAGAAACGtaagcaagaaagagaaagaagaagatcagAAACTGGTATTAGGCATAAGttcaaaaaaaatacaagaaaatcGGAATCACCTGCCATCACTACCACAGAGgtaaggagaagaaaaaaaaacaaacaaacaaaaagaaataaaaaaaaaaatcattgctTTTTCTCAACGTCATCGACATTATTTAAATCTGAGAATatgtgtaaaaaaataaatccaaatatattgattattcaGGATTCGCCGGCATCGTTGAGAAAAAATCCTAATAACGAGACTGAAATGCACGACTCGAGAGATCAAAATCTTAACAGGTGTACCGACGGGCGTACTCTCAAAGTAaaggtataaatatttttcatttgtatattatttaattatcaatataataatatatgataaagtTGAACGTGTctgaatttgtttttttttttgtttttaatttttaaaggatCGCTTCACCGGCTGGAGAAGAAAATCAGAGCCGGGATTTCAATCTTACGTTTCGTTGAATCAATCTGACGAGGATCAGAAAGAGGTAACAGCTGATATGGAAACGACTTTAGTTGAATCAGATCGTACGATCAATACAAGCAACGAGGATAATAATAAGCCAACAAATTCTCAACAAGTTGAAACCAAAGAGAACAATGAACAACTACAAACGGCAACTACACCGGCAGTGGCCCAAACAGTTGAGGAAATAGTTGGTCATATTTTAATGCAAAATcaagaatttcaaaaattattggaaaagCAAAGGACTAGTAGTAGCATAAACGTTAGACAACAGCAAAGATTTAACAAGAGAATATCAGCCGACACTTCGGATGAGAGTGATTGCGAGAACGCTAATTACGTTGGTGGAACTTTGAACAATCGTGTCCGTACGTCTCATCGTGAAACCCAAAGATTGGTGAGAACTAACAACGCATGGAACTCATTGTCCACGGTTAATAATACACGTGACAACACGCCACAGCCAGCACTTAGGTTACtctatgataatttaaaatccTCGGATGGTAAAACGACAAGCGTACATGAGACAATGAATACAAAGAACAATGTAAATCGTGTACACGAAAAGAGAGCCCTTTTCGAAGCCTTTAAAAGACAAAGTATCGTTACCGAAAgtaagataataaagacagCTTTGAGAATTAGAGAGAACTCAACGTCCGCCAATGACGATTCAAACGATACAACTATACGTACTAGTAACGATCAGGATTATTCGGAGAAGGCTAACGAAGTTGAACTTAGTCCCGAACGAAAAGATAAGATCAATGATATAGATCAACAACAGGATATCATAAAGGAGACCGACGAATCAAAAGGTTTTGGTAACTATGATAATCTTCAACATGTTTGGGATGGTCTTAAAGAGGAACAAGACGTTAATGGAAGTGACAGTCCAACGAGACCGGCCGTTTGGTTGACCAAACTCTGTGAAGGTTTACCAACTTCACCCCAAAAATGTGGATCCTTACCTCGTAGCTTTCAAATCAATCCAAACTCACAACTTAGCGTTACCAAATCACGATTTCTTCAAAGAGATGGAAAACCAATGACCGAAAGACCCTTCACTATAGCCTCGGACAAACCCGCTGAGATAAATCTCGAGGATATGGAAAGATACGCTTCGAGTTGTCAACCCGAGGGTAGAATTGCCAAATTTCCAACTTCGGTTTCTACTTCAACGTCGACATTTTTCTGTTCCCTCGATGATACTTTAACAGATGCATATTCCGAGATTCACATGGTCTCCTCACCTACTACAACCAACATTCATCCAGATCACAAAATCTACAGGGCTAATGGGAGTACTAGATTTAAGAACGTATTGTCGAAGGCCGGTAGTCGTTTGCAAGGTCTCAGGAATACTCTTAGCACCGAAACCCTTGAGTGTAgcgaagaaatagaaagaactaaatattttcgttcattGAGCAAtggaaaatcaaaaagaaaaggcaaatCCAAACATTCTAGAGAAAGTTCATCTGACATCGAAGAACTTGTTGGTTGTGTACCAGCAACTGGTGGACCATCCGATTATAGGATACCATCATTGTACTATAAACAAGGAAGTTCTAGTTTGGGTGCACGTATAGCGCAATCCGATTATGCGGATCCTACTGTCCTCTTTGCTGAAAACAAACGCAATAGTAACGAGgagacaagaaaaataaaggaaaaagtgaaagaaaataatgaaagggataaggtagaagaagaagatgatgatggtgatgatgatgatgatgacgaggatgatgatgatgacgatgaggaggaggaggacgaggagggaTCTTCCAGAGGAACTAATTGTCGTGAAAGCGAGACCGACAGTTTCTACGAGAGATCATTCGAAGTTATTGAGAATTATGTTGACGTTGATGGCGAGGAAGTTTTCAGGGACAGTGCAATATTCAGTGACGCTGATGATGTCCTTCTAATGCGTACAGATACTGGAGGAGgcggaggtggaggtggaggtggtggtagtggtagtggcgGAGCCACTACATCATCTggtaataaacaaaaagttgCACCTCCGGTtcctgcaaaaaaaaaatcagaatgTTCATCAGTTTCAACCATTTTCTCGAATATCGtgcaagaaaataatacaattggGAAACCTTACGTAGCACAGAAACCAGATTACCTAAAAATAAAGTCGATCTTCTTGAGAGCACAGAGTAATAAtagcagtagtaatagtaatagtaatagtaatagtaataatagtaatagtccAGAAAGTAAAATCTCTTTATTAAGGTCGTCCTTTATGAAAAGAGACGTTGATAGAAAGTGTACGACAAATGATGTTGGATTAATTGAAGAATCCGGCGATATTGGTAACGATGATAAGGATGATGTATCAGCTGGACAGAGTCAGGCAGGTTGGGTTAAGAAAATAGTATGTCAATTGCAAGGACACGttgaaacataattaataaatcttttaaggatagttctttttttttctcttcaattataaattgtaatttttcttttttttttttttccttcttccgtCTCGTGTctctttcaaaattattccGAAACGtaatcgacttttttttttttttttttttttttcttttttttattactattattatcttaaaggACATTTTATCTCagttctatttttattttttttttttttatgttaggAAAATCATTGTTGAATCGTTTGGATTCGTTTTACATTTCACGGGTTGATCTCTGTTTTATCtacgaatgaaatttcataaGTAAATgtttgtggaaaaaaaaaacaaacccTCGAGGGTGTACTCGAACGTTCGAATTTTtcgtatgattttattttattgtattctattattattattttttttttttatttttctttgtttttttttttttttttatatattatcagaaACGCCAAGTACTGcctattttttactttacttcGTGTAGAAAGtacaattgttatttaaataaggATATAAACGtgacgatttttaattttctttttttttcctttcctttttaaaagatctctaatatctaaattatttctcttttttatttcttttttttttgttcgtttttttttcttttctaaatcttcttgaatgaaattaaattaacattttctttcatagttAACGCAccgttttttttattcttctcaaataagagaaaagagttggacctttctcttttttttttcttttttttttttatttaaatattcagaTATATTTAGATCTTAATCCAAGAACAATTTTAATGAGTATACTTCTCATGACTTCATATGACTATATGTTCtctgttcaaaaaaaaaaaaaaaaaaaaaaaaaaaaaataataataataataataataataattgtgttCAACTAGTAAGGTACAATGTAACGTTATCTATTCAAGatcaaaggaataataatattgtatgaaGAAGTAACAATGATACTTCACATATGTCTTTTAAGGAtagattaatgttattttgtataaaGCTAAgaactaaagagagagaggactatACATTGTTGTACCGTAATGTGCTGTTAatgtatatagtaatataatttttgtaaaatttcacTGCAATCAGTTTGAAtcatttaatccttttttttttttttaatatatatatatatatatatatatatatatatatatatatatatatatatttggaagTGGAGAAAATTAATCAACACTTTGGCTACCTTCACTatcacatgcatatatatatatatatacatatatatatacatatatatatatatatatatatgcatatattatttcagGTAGGTTTTATTACGAGAATGTAATATGTACAGTAAGTTTAGAGCTAATCGTGCTTAAAAATATAAGTTGTAAATTATACATGagaaatcataaattattttcacaatactgtatttatataaaaactcCTAAAATGAAAGCTTCATAAGTCGAAGATAAATTTCGTTATACACATTATGTACAACTGCAGtagttatatgtatgtatgtgtatatgtatatatatatatatatatatatatatatatatatatacttttttttaatttctacttCCATTAATGCTCTCAGTcctatcttttcttatcttctttatctctcttttttttctctttttctttttattttatatatatatatatatatatatatctccagCAGAGTTCTCTTCCTTGTCTCGCGATttgaatataaagaataaaataacatttatttgtcTCTATATTATTAAGGAGTCTCTGCTTATTGACATTGCAAGGAATGAAGATTcatacttattatttaaaataactccatttatgtattaaatgtgaataatgttataataattaataaaatgaatcaacATCAATGCAATATCGTTTTATCAGATACTCCTTAAAAActactttctctttatcgagTTACATTATCGTAccattttctataataattccATCATGTAAGAATATTCGTATCCGTTGCTATATGCATGTGTCACTAAAGCTTTGGTTAACAACATATCATTGACATATCgacgaataaatttatgtatgcgtatatatatatatatatacatatataatatatcatacatatatataatatattatatatacatatatataatatatcataatatatctttACCTTAATCTCATGAGCTAACAAAGTCTTGAGAGAATACTTTTTACAATCACGTATATCATCtctttaaaattactttttcccTCCTCGAAGCTgctttacattatttaaatatagacatatgtatgtataaatatatatatatatatatatatatatatatacatatgtatgtatgttgtatgtatgtatgtatgaatgtgttttttttttaaatacatatacatatatacttctattatttctctttctttccctaatttctttctcaaaatatttgaatgtcttttattaatacattattcgttcatcattctttcattaaaaACACAAAACAAACTGAACAAATTCAAATTATGTTTTcgcataaagaaaaatgtattatgacttaataaattttaagtcaatgtttatacattatatattctaGAGACAAAGccatcaatcaatcaatcaatcaatcaatctgGTCGATGTGGACAGGTACACAATTATCGCTGTAATTTGTCCTACCACTACATAAATCT includes the following:
- the LOC124955269 gene encoding uncharacterized protein LOC124955269 isoform X4 yields the protein MDCSEADAEAASSNAVDSDGSVSWEDFFGSGDSGVVTVSEASCRIGNVTNGQRRDSAEGDTSSHRPRYCDPHRNPVERVLLEIVDTEAIYVEHLRQVIQGYLIFWRDDPTLFVHQLQLSDLFSNIEDIFKFNREFLKEIEKCAFDPVCVANTFIKHNSGFKVYTEYCTNYPRTVSVLTDLMGQEEMAKAFRERQAALDHALPLGSFLLKPVQRILKYHLLLENLSKEYGAGCDARENEAEGRSAIEGALAAMTGIAKHINAMKRRHEHAVRVQEIQSLLYGWSGPDLTTSGELIAEGRFRMRGAKAPRHAFLFDRMLLLTKKKEDGLLVYKAHIMCSNLMLIESIPGEPLSFHVIPFDNPRLQYTLQARNLEQKREWTLQIKRVILENYNAVIPSHARQLFLQLGQTQHEDDSTTDKSSAKKLYSAPPEYLEKRKQERERRRSETGIRHKFKKNTRKSESPAITTTEDSPASLRKNPNNETEMHDSRDQNLNRCTDGRTLKVKDRFTGWRRKSEPGFQSYVSLNQSDEDQKEVTADMETTLVESDRTINTSNEDNNKPTNSQQVETKENNEQLQTATTPAVAQTVEEIVGHILMQNQEFQKLLEKQRTSSSINVRQQQRFNKRISADTSDESDCENANYVGGTLNNRVRTSHRETQRLVRTNNAWNSLSTVNNTRDNTPQPALRLLYDNLKSSDGKTTSVHETMNTKNNVNRVHEKRALFEAFKRQSIVTESKIIKTALRIRENSTSANDDSNDTTIRTSNDQDYSEKANEVELSPERKDKINDIDQQQDIIKETDESKGFGNYDNLQHVWDGLKEEQDVNGSDSPTRPAVWLTKLCEGLPTSPQKCGSLPRSFQINPNSQLSVTKSRFLQRDGKPMTERPFTIASDKPAEINLEDMERYASSCQPEGRIAKFPTSVSTSTSTFFCSLDDTLTDAYSEIHMVSSPTTTNIHPDHKIYRANGSTRFKNVLSKAGSRLQGLRNTLSTETLECSEEIERTKYFRSLSNGKSKRKGKSKHSRESSSDIEELVGCVPATGGPSDYRIPSLYYKQGSSSLGARIAQSDYADPTVLFAENKRNSNEETRKIKEKVKENNERDKVEEEDDDGDDDDDDEDDDDDDEEEEDEEGSSRGTNCRESETDSFYERSFEVIENYVDVDGEEVFRDSAIFSDADDVLLMRTDTGGGGGGGGGGGSGSGGATTSSGNKQKVAPPVPAKKKSECSSVSTIFSNIVQENNTIGKPYVAQKPDYLKIKSIFLRAQSNNSSSNSNSNSNSNNSNSPESKISLLRSSFMKRDVDRKCTTNDVGLIEESGDIGNDDKDDVSAGQSQAGWVKKIVCQLQGHVET